Proteins from a genomic interval of Flavobacteriales bacterium:
- a CDS encoding efflux RND transporter permease subunit, with product MLNRIIRYFLDNKLVTLLVIILFVGWGLVTAPFGWKFDLLPSDPVAVDAIPDIGENQQIVFTQWMGRSPQDIEDQITYPLTTSLLGIPGVKSIRSSSIFGFSSIYIIFNEDIDFYWSRSRILEKLNSLPSGLLPDGVQPSLGPDATALGQVYWYTLEGRDKDGNPTGGWDLHEIRTVQDFFVKYGLNAVDGVSEVASIGGFVQEYQIDVNPDALKVYDIPLHSVMMAVKKSNKDVGAKTIEINQAEYLVRGLGYIKSIEDLEKAVVAVHDNVPIRIKDIGVVTLGPATRRGLLDKDGAEVVGGVVVARYGSNPLQVINGVKEKITEIAPGLPKKTLANGVESQLTIVPFYDRTQLIHETLGTLEEALSLELLITILVVIVMVLNLRASILISGLLPIAILMVFIAMRYFGVDANIVALSGIAIAIGTMVDLGIVLSENVIKHLDEVPPGQKLIDTIYNAAAEVSSAIVTAVSTTIVSFIPVFTMEAAEGKLFRPLAFTKTFALVSSLIVALIILPTLAHWFFGIGFTNKRSRWIRNIVLIFGGVMLLLFGYFWAGWTLTTFGVFNLLKDVQGDKVDSSNHYIINPDHLCDIGDMATG from the coding sequence TTGTTAAATCGTATCATTCGTTACTTTCTTGATAACAAGTTAGTCACACTCTTAGTCATTATTCTATTTGTCGGTTGGGGGTTGGTAACTGCACCTTTCGGATGGAAATTCGATCTGTTGCCGTCTGATCCGGTAGCCGTAGACGCCATTCCTGACATCGGAGAAAATCAACAGATCGTGTTTACACAGTGGATGGGCAGGTCTCCGCAGGACATTGAGGATCAGATAACCTATCCGTTAACCACTTCCTTGTTAGGGATTCCAGGGGTAAAGTCTATCCGCAGCTCTTCCATCTTCGGGTTTAGCAGCATCTATATCATTTTTAATGAAGACATAGACTTTTATTGGTCCCGCTCCCGCATACTGGAAAAGCTCAACTCATTGCCTTCCGGATTATTACCCGATGGCGTTCAACCCTCATTGGGTCCGGATGCTACGGCGTTAGGGCAGGTATACTGGTACACATTGGAGGGCAGGGACAAAGATGGTAACCCTACCGGCGGATGGGATTTACATGAGATACGAACGGTCCAGGATTTCTTTGTCAAGTATGGTTTAAATGCGGTTGACGGCGTATCAGAAGTGGCTTCCATCGGTGGCTTTGTTCAGGAATACCAGATTGATGTCAATCCCGATGCACTGAAGGTGTATGACATACCGCTGCACTCGGTGATGATGGCAGTAAAAAAATCCAACAAGGATGTGGGAGCCAAAACCATTGAGATCAATCAGGCTGAATACCTGGTCAGGGGGTTAGGCTATATCAAATCAATCGAAGACCTGGAGAAGGCTGTGGTAGCTGTTCATGACAATGTGCCTATTCGCATCAAAGACATTGGGGTAGTTACATTGGGACCGGCTACAAGAAGAGGGTTGCTGGATAAAGATGGCGCGGAAGTGGTAGGCGGTGTTGTCGTTGCCAGATATGGCTCCAACCCATTACAAGTGATTAATGGTGTCAAGGAAAAAATAACCGAAATAGCTCCCGGGTTACCAAAGAAGACATTGGCCAATGGTGTTGAAAGCCAGCTCACCATTGTACCGTTTTATGATCGCACCCAACTCATTCACGAAACGCTTGGAACTTTAGAGGAAGCGCTTTCACTGGAACTGCTTATTACCATTCTGGTGGTCATTGTAATGGTGCTGAATCTACGTGCCTCAATTTTAATATCCGGTTTGTTGCCCATTGCGATCCTGATGGTCTTTATCGCCATGCGCTACTTCGGAGTAGACGCTAATATTGTGGCCCTTTCCGGAATTGCCATTGCCATAGGAACAATGGTGGACCTGGGCATTGTCCTGTCAGAAAACGTCATCAAACACCTGGATGAAGTCCCACCCGGACAAAAACTCATAGATACGATATATAATGCAGCAGCTGAAGTTAGCTCAGCCATTGTAACCGCTGTATCCACGACCATTGTGAGTTTTATTCCCGTATTCACCATGGAAGCAGCCGAAGGAAAATTGTTCCGGCCACTGGCATTTACCAAAACCTTTGCATTGGTCTCCTCCCTTATCGTGGCACTGATCATTTTACCCACCCTGGCACATTGGTTCTTTGGTATTGGTTTCACAAATAAAAGATCAAGATGGATCAGAAACATTGTCCTGATTTTCGGAGGAGTTATGCTTCTGTTATTTGGCTACTTCTGGGCAGGATGGACCTTGACCACTTTTGGCGTTTTTAATTTACTGAAAGACGTACAGGGCGATAAGGTTGATTCATCAAATCATTACATCATCAACCCTGATCATCTCTGTGATATCGGTGACATGGCTACTGGCTGA
- a CDS encoding efflux RND transporter permease subunit, translated as MAHNFPGTGKEFMPSLDEGSFLLMPTSMPHAGIEQNKRVVQQLDMLLANIPEVELSVGKMGRVESALDPAPISMYENIINYKPEYMVNEKGHRVRFKVDHQNRFTLSSGDTLTNEEALTQGITVDELIPDKSGMYFRNWRAHIHSPDDVWKEIAKVTNIPGVTSAPKLQPIETRLVMLQTGMRAPMGIKVFGPDLKTIEDFGMKLEGILREVPSVKSEAVFADRIVGKPYLHLNINRDAIARYGLSIDDVQQTIETAIGGMKISSTVEGRERFPVRVRYPRELRDDPDELKKVLIPTPVGVQVPLGELVDVTYVRGPQMIKSENTFLVGYVLLDKKEGYAEVDVVNEAQRFIQNKIHQGELVVPSGVSYKFSGSYENQVRAEKRLSIIVPLVMVIIFLILYFQFRSVSTSLMIFTGIAMAFSGAFLMLWLYGQGWFANFSIFGSNLRELFQMHPINLSVAVWVGFIALFGIATDDGVLMGTYLDQSFARNKTNTVPEIRKAVVEAGLRRIRPAIMTSATTIIALLPVLTSTGRGADIMIPMAIPAFGGMIVASITYFIVPVLYCLREERKLNKNKVDVNGNR; from the coding sequence ATGGCGCATAACTTTCCCGGAACAGGCAAAGAATTTATGCCCTCTCTGGATGAAGGGAGTTTTCTCCTCATGCCCACGTCCATGCCTCATGCAGGAATCGAGCAAAACAAGCGGGTGGTCCAACAGCTGGATATGCTGCTGGCGAATATTCCGGAGGTTGAACTATCTGTAGGCAAAATGGGCCGGGTGGAATCTGCACTGGACCCCGCCCCTATTTCCATGTATGAGAATATCATCAATTACAAACCGGAATACATGGTGAATGAAAAAGGCCACAGGGTCAGGTTCAAGGTCGATCACCAGAATAGGTTTACTCTTTCTTCAGGAGATACATTAACCAATGAAGAAGCCTTGACACAGGGCATTACAGTTGATGAGTTAATACCTGATAAATCCGGAATGTATTTCCGCAACTGGCGAGCACATATTCATTCACCGGACGACGTCTGGAAGGAGATCGCAAAGGTGACCAACATTCCCGGTGTAACGTCCGCACCAAAGTTGCAACCCATTGAAACCAGACTGGTCATGCTCCAAACGGGTATGCGGGCACCTATGGGGATCAAGGTGTTTGGCCCTGACCTGAAAACCATTGAAGACTTCGGGATGAAACTTGAAGGGATCTTGAGGGAAGTACCGTCGGTAAAGTCTGAAGCCGTGTTCGCAGATCGCATCGTAGGCAAACCATACCTGCACCTGAATATTAACCGTGATGCCATTGCCCGATATGGATTGAGCATTGATGATGTTCAACAGACCATTGAAACGGCCATCGGTGGGATGAAGATTTCTTCAACCGTGGAAGGCAGGGAACGATTTCCTGTCAGGGTACGCTACCCAAGAGAACTAAGAGATGACCCTGATGAATTGAAAAAAGTACTTATCCCTACACCCGTCGGGGTACAGGTTCCATTGGGTGAACTGGTGGATGTAACCTACGTTCGTGGCCCACAAATGATCAAAAGTGAAAATACCTTCCTGGTTGGTTATGTGCTGCTGGATAAGAAGGAAGGTTATGCTGAAGTAGATGTGGTGAACGAGGCACAACGCTTTATTCAGAACAAAATTCATCAGGGAGAACTGGTCGTTCCCTCTGGTGTGAGCTACAAATTCTCAGGCAGCTATGAAAACCAGGTGAGGGCAGAAAAGCGGTTGTCCATCATCGTGCCACTGGTGATGGTCATCATTTTCCTCATCCTGTATTTCCAGTTCCGTTCGGTAAGTACCTCGCTGATGATTTTTACCGGTATTGCCATGGCCTTTAGCGGAGCATTTCTGATGTTGTGGTTATACGGACAGGGGTGGTTCGCTAATTTCTCCATATTCGGCAGCAATCTCCGGGAACTATTTCAGATGCATCCCATCAACCTGAGCGTAGCTGTTTGGGTAGGATTTATTGCCTTATTCGGCATTGCCACTGATGATGGTGTTTTGATGGGGACCTACCTCGATCAGAGCTTTGCAAGGAACAAAACCAATACGGTGCCGGAAATCAGAAAAGCAGTCGTGGAGGCCGGATTAAGGAGAATACGACCAGCCATTATGACATCGGCTACCACCATCATTGCTTTATTGCCGGTGCTGACTTCAACCGGTCGTGGAGCTGACATCATGATACCGATGGCTATTCCTGCATTTGGAGGTATGATCGTAGCGTCTATCACCTACTTCATTGTTCCGGTACTTTAT